Proteins found in one Rahnella aquatilis CIP 78.65 = ATCC 33071 genomic segment:
- a CDS encoding ABC-F family ATP-binding cassette domain-containing protein: protein MTTLLSAQSLSFDNAFGPLLAEISFGLKKGDRIGLIGHNGCGKSTLLKILSGELAASSGTVTLANQCLMARVEQHLPVELNDCTLLESVLGYLPGSLHQPEPWQAQVLLSSLGFDENAWELTAGTLSGGQHTRLLLARALIRQPDLLLLDEPSNHLDLPTLLWLERFLKDWAGSFVLVSHDRSLLDSVTNATWILRDKTLQFIRLPCTQARQALKEKDIADALRRKAEQKEIDRVTLSAKRLAVWGSVYDNEGLARKAKQMEKQVVRMKEDQTDVTAGNQWKLRLNGEALAADRVLALSDLQVRPAADAPVLFTLDEMRVKSGDRIALVGRNGCGKSSLLHSLWQAFICPETATCGVVFHPRLRMGYYDQNQHQLQDNDSLSDALAHFAPLTEEQRKMALIGAGFPYIRHQQKVGTLSGGERSRLLFIGLTLANYSLLLLDEPTNHLDLEGKEELAETLKTFSGAVLMVSHDRTLIEQSCNRFWLIDQQRLEEWHSPAPVYAILAGAVPVTSTPVSDVMAHSTAIQDTEEERLLATLMELENKLEEDLARKPKHQKPALQRQWQQKIAELNALLDLL, encoded by the coding sequence ATGACGACATTATTATCCGCACAATCTTTATCTTTCGATAACGCCTTCGGCCCGTTGCTGGCTGAGATTTCCTTCGGCCTGAAAAAAGGCGACCGCATTGGTCTCATCGGCCATAACGGCTGTGGCAAAAGTACCTTGCTGAAAATCCTCAGCGGCGAACTGGCGGCCTCTTCCGGCACCGTTACGCTGGCGAATCAGTGCCTGATGGCGCGTGTCGAACAGCATCTCCCCGTTGAACTCAATGATTGTACCCTGCTGGAATCGGTGCTCGGTTATCTGCCCGGCAGCCTTCATCAGCCGGAACCCTGGCAGGCGCAGGTGCTGCTTTCCAGCCTTGGTTTTGATGAGAATGCCTGGGAACTGACGGCGGGCACGCTCAGTGGCGGTCAGCATACCCGCCTGCTGCTGGCGCGGGCGCTGATACGCCAGCCGGATTTATTGCTGCTCGATGAGCCGAGCAATCATCTGGATCTGCCGACATTACTGTGGCTGGAGCGGTTTCTGAAAGACTGGGCGGGCAGCTTTGTACTGGTGTCCCATGACCGCAGTCTGCTGGACAGCGTAACCAACGCCACCTGGATCCTGCGCGATAAAACACTGCAATTTATCCGCCTGCCCTGCACGCAGGCGCGTCAGGCACTGAAGGAAAAGGACATTGCCGACGCACTGCGCCGCAAAGCCGAGCAAAAGGAAATTGACCGCGTGACGCTCAGCGCCAAACGGCTGGCCGTCTGGGGCAGCGTTTACGACAACGAAGGGCTGGCACGTAAAGCCAAGCAAATGGAAAAGCAGGTGGTGCGCATGAAGGAAGATCAAACTGACGTTACCGCAGGCAATCAGTGGAAGCTGCGCCTCAACGGTGAAGCGCTGGCGGCAGACCGCGTGCTGGCGCTGTCTGACTTACAGGTGCGACCGGCGGCTGACGCGCCCGTGCTGTTTACCCTCGATGAAATGCGGGTGAAAAGCGGCGACCGTATCGCGCTGGTCGGGCGTAACGGCTGCGGTAAATCATCCCTTCTGCACAGTTTATGGCAGGCGTTTATCTGTCCGGAAACAGCGACCTGTGGCGTGGTTTTCCACCCGCGGTTGCGAATGGGTTATTACGATCAGAACCAGCATCAGTTGCAGGATAACGATTCGCTTTCGGATGCCCTGGCACATTTCGCGCCGCTGACCGAAGAACAGCGGAAAATGGCGCTGATCGGTGCGGGATTTCCGTATATCCGCCATCAGCAAAAAGTGGGCACGCTCAGCGGTGGCGAGCGTTCACGGCTTTTATTTATCGGCCTGACGCTGGCAAACTACTCCCTTTTGTTGCTCGACGAGCCGACTAATCATCTGGATCTGGAAGGCAAAGAGGAACTGGCCGAAACGCTGAAAACCTTCAGCGGCGCGGTGCTGATGGTTTCCCATGACAGGACACTGATCGAGCAAAGCTGTAACCGTTTCTGGTTGATAGACCAGCAGCGTCTGGAAGAATGGCATTCACCTGCACCGGTATATGCGATTCTGGCGGGCGCGGTTCCTGTGACCAGCACGCCGGTCTCTGACGTTATGGCGCATAGCACGGCGATTCAGGACACGGAAGAAGAACGCCTGCTGGCGACACTGATGGAACTGGAAAACAAGCTGGAAGAGGATCTGGCAAGAAAGCCTAAGCATCAGAAACCGGCACTGCAACGCCAGTGGCAGCAAAAGATTGCTGAACTGAATGCGTTGCTGGATCTGCTTTAA
- a CDS encoding MFS transporter — protein sequence MSASAGHSDSLLQHRSFVAFWIARAASSFGFQMLSIVVSWQIYSITGRAFDLGLIGLVQFVPSVALALVAGHVADQFDRRRVVLLGQIAEWVATGALAYLTLTHHVNEVIVLGLIFVISTAKAMEAPSLQSMLPALVPPNLLARAMAATSVSGQAASMVGPALGGFLYVAGAGVAYAVCACLYLLSIVMVSRLRYEQVPPRRVPATFKTLFAGIGFIRARPDVLGVISLDLFAVLLGGATALLPIFAHDILHTGPWGLGLLRGAPAVGGLIVGFWLSHRALNRNVGKIMFAAVAGFGAATLVFAFSTSLWLSMFALFALGGFDMISMVIRGALVQLDTPDDMRGRVSAVNSIFINTSNQLGEFESGLLAAWVGAVPAAAIGGVGTLIVVGLWMTWFPGLRKRQKLENETVEA from the coding sequence TCCAGATGCTTTCCATCGTGGTGAGCTGGCAGATTTATTCGATCACCGGTCGCGCATTTGATCTGGGGCTAATCGGACTGGTGCAGTTTGTCCCCTCCGTTGCGCTGGCGCTGGTGGCCGGTCACGTTGCCGATCAGTTTGACCGCCGCCGCGTGGTACTGCTCGGGCAAATCGCCGAATGGGTGGCGACGGGTGCGCTGGCTTATCTGACGCTGACGCATCACGTCAATGAAGTGATTGTGCTCGGCCTGATTTTCGTGATTTCGACCGCCAAAGCCATGGAAGCACCTTCCTTACAGTCAATGTTGCCCGCGCTGGTGCCCCCGAATTTGCTGGCCCGCGCAATGGCTGCCACCAGCGTTTCCGGTCAGGCTGCGTCGATGGTCGGCCCGGCGCTGGGCGGCTTTCTGTACGTCGCTGGCGCAGGTGTCGCTTACGCCGTGTGCGCCTGTCTTTATCTGTTGTCTATCGTGATGGTCAGCCGTTTACGCTATGAACAGGTCCCGCCGCGCCGTGTTCCGGCAACCTTCAAAACACTGTTCGCGGGCATTGGTTTTATCCGCGCCAGACCGGACGTGCTGGGGGTGATTTCGCTCGACCTGTTCGCCGTTTTACTCGGCGGCGCAACCGCCCTGCTGCCGATTTTCGCCCATGACATTCTGCATACCGGGCCGTGGGGTTTAGGTTTATTGCGCGGCGCACCGGCGGTCGGCGGGCTGATCGTCGGGTTCTGGCTGAGCCATCGCGCGCTCAACCGTAATGTCGGGAAAATTATGTTCGCCGCTGTCGCCGGTTTTGGCGCTGCCACACTGGTCTTCGCGTTTTCGACTTCGCTGTGGTTATCAATGTTCGCGCTGTTCGCTCTTGGCGGCTTCGACATGATCAGCATGGTGATCCGCGGTGCGCTGGTGCAGCTCGACACCCCAGACGACATGCGTGGCCGTGTCAGCGCCGTGAACTCTATCTTCATCAACACGTCGAATCAGCTCGGCGAATTTGAATCCGGTCTGCTGGCCGCCTGGGTCGGCGCGGTGCCTGCCGCCGCTATCGGCGGTGTCGGCACGCTGATCGTGGTCGGACTGTGGATGACCTGGTTCCCTGGCCTGCGGAAACGGCAGAAACTGGAAAATGAAACAGTTGAAGCCTGA